In one Brassica oleracea var. oleracea cultivar TO1000 chromosome C9, BOL, whole genome shotgun sequence genomic region, the following are encoded:
- the LOC106316897 gene encoding putative lipid-transfer protein DIR1 produces the protein MGKNNTKILITALAMIVTASMMIEEAKSVRICNVGTKDLKKCRPAVTGNNPPPPTPQCCQVAKAANLECLCPFLSRSGIDPSKIKALGANCGITKNPSCLP, from the exons ATGGGTAAGAACAACACCAAAATCCTCATCACAGCTCTTGCGATGATTGTAACCGCTTCAATGATGATTGAAGAAGCTAAGAGCGTTCGCATATGTAACGTCGGCACAAAGGACTTGAAGAAATGCCGTCCAGCTGTCACTGGAAACAACCCACCACCTCCCACTCCCCAATGCTGCCAGGTGGCCAAAGCCGCTAATCTTGAATGTCTCTGCCCGTTCCTCTCCAGGTCCGGGATTGACCCATCAAAAATCAAGGCTCTAGGAGCCAATTGTGGCATTACCAAAAATCCCTCCTGTTTGCCATG A